The following is a genomic window from Candidatus Reconcilbacillus cellulovorans.
TGTCAAGGCCGGATTTAAATTGACCCACTTCGCCGGTTTAAATTTGACCCACTTCGACGAATTAAGGGTCTAGACTTGCTGATTCTCCCCGCAATCGAACGTTTCATTTCTCCATCTCTGTCAATCTTGGCGTCATTACAGCTATGCTTCGACAGACACGGAATACGCGGAGCGCGGATGCAGAATAAACCGGGTATTGTCGGGCAGTTCCACATACCAGGTCGTGTCCAATTCCAGGCGACACCCTACATAAGTACGCCCGATCTTAAGGCCGAATCGTTCGCCGCAGCTCATCCGATACCAACGGCCTCGCAGCTTCACGCCCCACTGGTCTTTCGACGGATCATAGGTCAGGAAGGCGTTTTTCCGCATGGTTGGCCTCCTTCCGTACGGAACGTGAAGATACCGGATCCGGGGGCGTCCCGTACACACCGGCTTTCATCTTGTCTTTCAGCCGATAACTTTGCCCGCGAATGTTGACGATGTGCGCATGATGCAGCAGACGGTCCAATATCGCCGAAGCCAGTACCGAATCTCCAAACAGTTCGCCCCAATCCCCAAAGCTCTTGTTGCTGGTGAGAATCATGCTGCCGCGCTCGTAGCGGGTGCTGATGAGCTGGAAGAACAGATTCGCCGCAAGCGAATCCATCGGCAAATACCCGACTTCGTCGATAACCAGAATCCGCGGTCGCAGGTATTGACGCATTTTCGCATCCAGACGATTGGCGTGATGGGCACGCCGGAGTTCTTCCACGAGCTGCGTAACGGTCGTGAAATAGACCGAAATGCTCTTCGTTAACGCCTCTACGGCCAAGGCGATCGCCAGATGGCTTTTCCCTACGCCGGGTGGACCGAGGAAGACCACATTGGCCGCCTGACGGACGAAATTCATCGTGGCCAGTTCATCGATCAGCTTCTTGTCCACGCTGGGCTGAAAGGCAAAGTCGAACTCCGCCAGCGTCTTCTGGTAAGGCAGGCGCGCCATGCGCATCTTGGTTTGAATATTGCGCCTCAGCCGCTGTGCCAGTTCCTCGCCGAGCAGATCGACGAGAAACGACACATACGTCCACTGCTTGTCCGTCGCCTGTTGCAGCCGGCTTTCCAACACATCGGCGGCGGCAAACAGTTTCAGCTCCTCCAATTGCCCGCGCGCTTGATCCAGCTCTAGCATGAGCCCATCACCGCCAAGGCCTCATACTGCGCAAGGGAACGTTTCTCGACTTCAGGCGCCCAGACCTCGCGGCCCAGCGGTTTCGGTTTCAGCGCACCTTCCGCGGCTTTCAGCCCTTCGTATTGTCCCGGCAGTCTCACCATGCCGCACCACAAATTCGACTTCTCATGCACCGCGATGCGCTCGCCCTGATGCCAGATTTCCACATGAGTGCCCACCTGCCGAACCAGCACGCGCTGACCGCTATAACGCCAGTGGACGCCGTACCGTACCCCGTCGAAGCTGAC
Proteins encoded in this region:
- a CDS encoding AAA family ATPase; this translates as MLELDQARGQLEELKLFAAADVLESRLQQATDKQWTYVSFLVDLLGEELAQRLRRNIQTKMRMARLPYQKTLAEFDFAFQPSVDKKLIDELATMNFVRQAANVVFLGPPGVGKSHLAIALAVEALTKSISVYFTTVTQLVEELRRAHHANRLDAKMRQYLRPRILVIDEVGYLPMDSLAANLFFQLISTRYERGSMILTSNKSFGDWGELFGDSVLASAILDRLLHHAHIVNIRGQSYRLKDKMKAGVYGTPPDPVSSRSVRKEANHAEKRLPDL